In Polynucleobacter sp. AP-Ainpum-60-G11, one DNA window encodes the following:
- the rplP gene encoding 50S ribosomal protein L16, translating to MLQPKRRKYRKEQKGRNTGVATRGSSVAFGDFGLKAIGRGRLTARQIESARRAMTRHIKRGGRIWIRIFPDKPISQKPAEVRMGNGKGNPEYYVAEIQPGKILYEMDGVDEGLAREAFKLAAAKLPLQTTFVIRHLG from the coding sequence ATGCTACAACCAAAGCGTCGTAAGTATCGCAAGGAACAAAAGGGACGTAACACTGGCGTGGCAACACGCGGTAGTTCAGTAGCCTTTGGTGACTTTGGATTGAAAGCTATTGGCCGTGGTCGTTTGACTGCACGTCAGATTGAATCTGCACGTCGCGCAATGACACGTCACATTAAGCGTGGTGGTCGTATCTGGATTCGCATTTTCCCAGACAAGCCAATTTCACAAAAGCCAGCTGAAGTACGTATGGGTAACGGTAAAGGTAATCCAGAGTACTACGTAGCAGAAATTCAACCAGGCAAGATTTTGTACGAGATGGATGGTGTGGATGAAGGTTTGGCGCGCGAGGCTTTCAAGCTTGCTGCTGCTAAGTTGCCATTGCAAACCACTTTCGTGATTCGCCACTTAGGTTGA
- the rpmC gene encoding 50S ribosomal protein L29 → MKKTELASKDLVALNAELTELLKTSFKLRMQKGTQQLTNTSQLGKTKREIARVKTFITQKTAQK, encoded by the coding sequence ATGAAAAAGACAGAATTAGCATCCAAAGATCTGGTTGCCTTGAACGCAGAATTAACAGAGCTTTTGAAGACTAGCTTCAAACTCCGTATGCAAAAAGGTACTCAGCAACTCACAAATACCAGCCAATTGGGTAAAACTAAGCGTGAAATTGCTCGCGTGAAGACTTTTATTACTCAAAAAACTGCACAGAAATAA
- the rpsQ gene encoding 30S ribosomal protein S17, which yields MTELSKPLRRTLVGRVVSDKMQKTVTVLVERQVKHALYGKYVGQSKKYHAHDEAGQYKMGDTVEIAESKPISRTKSWVVTRLVQESKGI from the coding sequence ATGACAGAATTATCTAAACCCTTGCGCCGCACCCTTGTGGGTCGTGTCGTTAGCGACAAAATGCAAAAAACTGTGACTGTGCTAGTTGAGCGCCAAGTAAAACATGCGCTTTATGGCAAATATGTTGGACAGTCAAAAAAATACCATGCTCATGACGAAGCTGGTCAATACAAGATGGGTGATACCGTTGAAATTGCTGAATCAAAGCCAATTTCACGCACTAAATCTTGGGTTGTGACCCGTTTAGTTCAAGAATCCAAAGGTATTTAA
- the rplN gene encoding 50S ribosomal protein L14, whose translation MIQTESRLQVADNTGASEVLCIKVLGGSKRRYASIGDVIKVTVKSAAPRGRVKKGDIYNAVVVRTAKGVRRPDGSLIKFDGNAAVLLNAKLEPIGTRIFGPVTRELRTEKFMKIVSLAPEVI comes from the coding sequence ATGATTCAGACCGAAAGTAGATTACAGGTCGCCGATAACACAGGCGCCAGTGAAGTTTTGTGCATCAAGGTATTGGGCGGCTCTAAGCGTCGTTACGCCAGTATCGGTGATGTCATCAAAGTGACTGTAAAGTCCGCTGCTCCACGTGGCCGTGTAAAAAAAGGTGATATTTATAACGCCGTAGTAGTGAGAACTGCTAAGGGTGTACGCCGTCCAGACGGCTCATTGATTAAGTTCGATGGAAACGCTGCGGTATTGCTCAACGCTAAGTTAGAGCCAATCGGCACACGTATCTTTGGACCAGTTACGCGCGAATTGCGTACTGAGAAGTTCATGAAGATCGTTTCTCTCGCCCCCGAAGTTATTTAA